The DNA window CCGCGCCTTCGGCGAAGCCGATCTCGCAGTTCGGCACCACGTCGTGGACGATCTCCGCCACCTCGCGGATCTGGTAGTTCTCGCTGGTGGTGCCCACGTTGAAGGCCTTGTTGTGCACGAGTTCGCGGTCGGCCTCGAGCAGGGCCACGTAGGCGCGCCCGATGTCCTCGACGTGCACCAGCGGCCGCCACGGCGTGCCGTCGCTCTTGAGGTGCACCTCGCCGGTGGTGAAGGCCCAGGCGGTGAGGTTGTTCACCACGAGGTCGAAGCGGATGCGCGGCGACATGCCGTAGGCCGTCGAGGCGCGCAGGAACGTCGGGCTGAAGTCGTCGCTCGCCAGGGGCGCCACGTCGCGCTCGACCTCGACCTTCGACACACCGTAGGGCGTGACCGGGTTGAAGCGGGCGTTCTCGTCGAGGAAGTCCTGGCCGCCGCCGCCGTAGTTGCTGCACGAGCTGGCGAAGAGGAAGCGGCCGACGCCGGCCTCCTTCGCGAGCTTCGCCAGGCGCAGGGAGCCCTGGTGGTTGATGTCCTCGGTGAGCGACGGGTTGTAGTCGCCGAGGGGATCGTTGCTGAGACCCGCCAGATGGATGATCGCGTCGTAGCCCCGCACCAGGTCGATGTCCGCCTCGCGGACGTCGCCGATCGTCTCGGGGATGTCGGCGATCTCGCCGTCGAAGGTGCAGGCGCGGAACAGGTCGGTGTCCAGGCCGTGGACCTCGTGGTCGTGGTCGAGCAGCAGGGGCACCAGCACGGTGCCGATGTAGCCGCGGTGGCCGGTCACGAGAACTTTCATGTCGTCAAACCTCGGGTGGGGTGGGCGCCGGGTCGTCCCCGGCGCGGATTCGGATCTGCTACCACTTCTTCCAGGGCGGATTGCCGCCGTCCCACAGCTTCTGCAGGATGTGCTTCTCGCGCAGCGTGTCCATGCACTGCCAGAAGCCCTCGTGCTTGTAGGCCATCAGCTGGCCGTCGCCGGCCAGGCCCTCCATGGGGGCCTGCTCGAACATGGTCGGGTCGCCCTCGATGTAGTCGTGCACGCCGGGCTCCAGCACGAAGAAGGCCCCGTTGATCCAGCCCTCGGCCGTCTGGGGCTTCTCGGTGAAGCACTCGACCCGGTCGCCCTCGAACTCGATGTGGCCGTAGCGGGCGGGCGGGCGGGCGGCGGTCAGGGTCGCCAGCTTGCCATGGCCCTGGTGGAACTCGAGCAGCCTGTCCAGGGGCACGTCGGACAGGCCATCGCCCCAGGTGAGCATGAACGTGCCCTCGCCCAGCCACTTCTGCAGGCGCTTGATGCGGCCGCCCGTGCCGGTGGTCATGCCGGTCTCGACCAGGTGCACCGTCCAGTCCGGGCGATGGTCCTCGTAGGTCATCACATCGCCCGAGTTGGTCTTGACGGTCATGTCGCCGCCCAGGCTGCCGTAGTCCCGCATCCAGCGCTTGATGTAGTCGCCCTTGTAGCCCAGGGCCACCACGAACTCGTTGTGCCCGTAGTGGGCGTAGGTGCGCATGATGTGCCAGAGGATCGGCAGGCCGCCGATCTCGACCATGGGCTTGGGCCGGATCTCGGTCTCTTCGGCCAGGCGGGTGCCCATGCCTCCG is part of the bacterium genome and encodes:
- a CDS encoding SDR family oxidoreductase, coding for MKVLVTGHRGYIGTVLVPLLLDHDHEVHGLDTDLFRACTFDGEIADIPETIGDVREADIDLVRGYDAIIHLAGLSNDPLGDYNPSLTEDINHQGSLRLAKLAKEAGVGRFLFASSCSNYGGGGQDFLDENARFNPVTPYGVSKVEVERDVAPLASDDFSPTFLRASTAYGMSPRIRFDLVVNNLTAWAFTTGEVHLKSDGTPWRPLVHVEDIGRAYVALLEADRELVHNKAFNVGTTSENYQIREVAEIVHDVVPNCEIGFAEGAEPDKRCYRVDCNLLSRTIHGFKPQWTVRRGVEQLYEAYKRVGITLEDFEGPRFKRIGHVKQLLDGGRLDNTLRWTGK
- the rfbF gene encoding glucose-1-phosphate cytidylyltransferase; its protein translation is MARKPVVAILAGGMGTRLAEETEIRPKPMVEIGGLPILWHIMRTYAHYGHNEFVVALGYKGDYIKRWMRDYGSLGGDMTVKTNSGDVMTYEDHRPDWTVHLVETGMTTGTGGRIKRLQKWLGEGTFMLTWGDGLSDVPLDRLLEFHQGHGKLATLTAARPPARYGHIEFEGDRVECFTEKPQTAEGWINGAFFVLEPGVHDYIEGDPTMFEQAPMEGLAGDGQLMAYKHEGFWQCMDTLREKHILQKLWDGGNPPWKKW